A single window of Plectropomus leopardus isolate mb chromosome 12, YSFRI_Pleo_2.0, whole genome shotgun sequence DNA harbors:
- the tcf3a gene encoding transcription factor 3a isoform X1 — MAAVETDKELNDLLDFSAMFEPPVSNGKNRPTTLGSSQFSGSGLDDRSGSSPWGAGEQNSPSFHQGRGYGEQGLYSEQEGLASAPLYGSGIVGKAERGAYSSFATQPGFMPSEMPMPSPDALSPSGLKSNPQFYSSYEGSNSRRRPSQEPVGPQPKKIRKVPPGLPSSVYASASGEDFNRDGAGYPASKAGNVYPPPFYMQEGLHPPSDPWGSARSMVQPGYSAMLGNSPHLSQHAPFTAINPQDRLKRQPLPLSPQNYPMHGSEVNGAHPAGFHSGPGSFGVPSHTPPMADTIMANRGAVPGSSGDEIGKALASIYPSDPHSNTFPPSPSTPSGSPQAVSGSASQWTRSSGQATPSPNFESMPSKVEDRLDEAINVLQRHASGQGGQGLAEMHSLLSSGLGLPPAFTSAALGLTSRLPGLVSGHHEDSAGLPSSGGLMHGHHGPASVQPGSQPEGFTGLSSSLNRSAGPEIKREDKEDDENCSVTDRSEDEKKDIKTRLRTSLDDEVDDEDLPVEIKAEREKVRRMANNTRERLRVRDINEAFKELGRMCQLHLSHEKPQTKLIVLQQAVNVILNLEQQVRERNLNPKAACLKRREEEKVAGVDPQMQLGGGHPGLGGDGHM, encoded by the exons ATGGctgcagtggaaacagacaaGGAGCTCAACGACTTGCTGGATTTTAGTGCG ATGTTTGAGCCTCCAGTTTCAAACGGCAAGAACCGGCCGACTACTCTCGGCAGCAGTCAGTTTTCAGGTTCAG GTTTAGATGACAGGAGTGGGTCCAGTCCCTGGGGGGCAGGAGAACAGAACAGTCCATCTTTCCACCAGGGAAGG GGTTATGGAGAACAAGGCCTTTATAGTGAGCAAGAGGGCCTTGCCTCTGCCCCACTGTATGGATCAGGGATTGTTG GAAAGGCTGAGCGTGGAGCGTACTCGTCATTTGCAACACAG CCGGGCTTCATGCCCAGTGAGATGCCCATGCCCAGTCCTGACGCCCTCTCCCCGTCTGGCCTTAAGTCCAACCCCCAATTTTATTCGTCCTATGAGGGAAGCAACTCTCGCAGGAGACCCTCACAGGAGCCCGTTG GACCACAGCCAAAAAAGATCAGGAAGGTGCCCCCTGGCTTGCCCTCCTCA GTTTATGCATCAGCCTCCGGAGAGGATTTTAACAGGGATGGTGCCGGCTACCCAGCCTCCAAGGCAGGAAACGTCTACCCACCACCGTTCTACATGCAAG AAGGCCTCCACCCGCCCTCTGATCCATGGGGCTCTGCCAGGTCGATGGTCCAGCCTGGTTATTCTGCCATGCTGGGCAACTCCCCCCATCTGAGCCAGCATGCTCCCTTTACGGCCATCAACCCCCAAGACAGACTG AAACGGCAGCCGCTGCCCCTCTCTCCCCAAAACTACCCCATGCATGGCAGTGAAGTGAATGGGGCTCATCCTGCTGGCTTCCACTCTGGCCCCGGCAGCTTCGGAGTCCCCAGCCACACACCCCCTATGGCTGACACCATCATGG CAAATCGAGGTGCCGTACCTGGAAGTTCAGGTGACGAGATCGGAAAAGCCCTGGCATCT ATCTATCCTTCAGACCCACACAGTAACACCTTCCCTCCGTCTCCGTCTACTCCCTCTGGCTCTCCACAGGCTGTTTCAG gctCTGCATCCCAGTGGACTCGGTCCTCCGGCCAGGCCACGCCTTCTCCCAACTTTGAGTCCATG CCGAGTAAAGTGGAGGACCGTCTGGATGAAGCTATCAATGTTCTTCAGCGTCACGCCAGCGGACAAGGAGGGCAGGGCCTGGCTGAGATGCACAGCCTGCTCTCGTCTGGTTTAGGGTTGCCTCCTGCCTTCACCAGTGCAGCACTTGGATTGACCAGTCGCCTGCCAGGACTG GTGTCTGGTCACCATGAGGACTCTGCAGGTCTGCCCTCTAGTGGAGGACTAATGCACGGACACCACGGCCCCGCATCTGTGCAGCCAGGCTCTCAGCCCGAAGGTTTCACCG GCCTGTCCAGTAGCCTAAATCGCTCAGCTGGTCCTGAAATCAAACGGGAGGATAAGGAGGATGATGAAAACTGCTCCGTCACCGACAGGTCAGAGgatgagaaaaaagacattaaaacccGCCTTCGAACAAG TCTGGATGATGAGGTGGATGACGAAGATCTACCAGTGGAGATTAAGGCTGAGCGGGAGAAAGTGAGGAGGATGGCAAACAACACCCGTGAGCGGCTACGTGTGCGGGACATCAACGAGGCTTTTAAGGAGCTGGGCCGCATGTGTCAGCTCCATCTGAGCCACGAGAAACCGCAGACCAAATTGATTGTGCTGCAACAGGCCGTTAACGTTATACTCAACCTGGAGCAGCAAGTTCGAG agcGTAATTTGAACCCAAAGGCTGCCTGCCtcaagaggagagaggaggaaaaagttGCAGGCGTGGACCCCCAGATGCAGCTGGGTGGGGGTCACCCTGGCCTCGGAGGAGACGGACATATGTAA
- the tcf3a gene encoding transcription factor 3a isoform X2: MAAVETDKELNDLLDFSAMFEPPVSNGKNRPTTLGSSQFSGSGLDDRSGSSPWGAGEQNSPSFHQGRGYGEQGLYSEQEGLASAPLYGSGIVGKAERGAYSSFATQPGFMPSEMPMPSPDALSPSGLKSNPQFYSSYEGSNSRRRPSQEPVGPQPKKIRKVPPGLPSSVYASASGEDFNRDGAGYPASKAGNVYPPPFYMQEGLHPPSDPWGSARSMVQPGYSAMLGNSPHLSQHAPFTAINPQDRLKRQPLPLSPQNYPMHGSEVNGAHPAGFHSGPGSFGVPSHTPPMADTIMANRGAVPGSSGDEIGKALASIYPSDPHSNTFPPSPSTPSGSPQAVSGSASQWTRSSGQATPSPNFESMPSKVEDRLDEAINVLQRHASGQGGQGLAEMHSLLSSGLGLPPAFTSAALGLTSRLPGLVSGHHEDSAGLPSSGGLMHGHHGPASVQPGSQPEGFTGLSSSLNRSAGPEIKREDKEDDENCSVTDRSEDEKKDIKTRLRTSIVSVTDENLTAEEKEQRERERRHANNARERVRVRDINEAFRELGRMCQVHLQSDKAQTKLIILQQAVQVIMGLEKQVRERNLNPKAACLKRREEEKVAGVDPQMQLGGGHPGLGGDGHM; this comes from the exons ATGGctgcagtggaaacagacaaGGAGCTCAACGACTTGCTGGATTTTAGTGCG ATGTTTGAGCCTCCAGTTTCAAACGGCAAGAACCGGCCGACTACTCTCGGCAGCAGTCAGTTTTCAGGTTCAG GTTTAGATGACAGGAGTGGGTCCAGTCCCTGGGGGGCAGGAGAACAGAACAGTCCATCTTTCCACCAGGGAAGG GGTTATGGAGAACAAGGCCTTTATAGTGAGCAAGAGGGCCTTGCCTCTGCCCCACTGTATGGATCAGGGATTGTTG GAAAGGCTGAGCGTGGAGCGTACTCGTCATTTGCAACACAG CCGGGCTTCATGCCCAGTGAGATGCCCATGCCCAGTCCTGACGCCCTCTCCCCGTCTGGCCTTAAGTCCAACCCCCAATTTTATTCGTCCTATGAGGGAAGCAACTCTCGCAGGAGACCCTCACAGGAGCCCGTTG GACCACAGCCAAAAAAGATCAGGAAGGTGCCCCCTGGCTTGCCCTCCTCA GTTTATGCATCAGCCTCCGGAGAGGATTTTAACAGGGATGGTGCCGGCTACCCAGCCTCCAAGGCAGGAAACGTCTACCCACCACCGTTCTACATGCAAG AAGGCCTCCACCCGCCCTCTGATCCATGGGGCTCTGCCAGGTCGATGGTCCAGCCTGGTTATTCTGCCATGCTGGGCAACTCCCCCCATCTGAGCCAGCATGCTCCCTTTACGGCCATCAACCCCCAAGACAGACTG AAACGGCAGCCGCTGCCCCTCTCTCCCCAAAACTACCCCATGCATGGCAGTGAAGTGAATGGGGCTCATCCTGCTGGCTTCCACTCTGGCCCCGGCAGCTTCGGAGTCCCCAGCCACACACCCCCTATGGCTGACACCATCATGG CAAATCGAGGTGCCGTACCTGGAAGTTCAGGTGACGAGATCGGAAAAGCCCTGGCATCT ATCTATCCTTCAGACCCACACAGTAACACCTTCCCTCCGTCTCCGTCTACTCCCTCTGGCTCTCCACAGGCTGTTTCAG gctCTGCATCCCAGTGGACTCGGTCCTCCGGCCAGGCCACGCCTTCTCCCAACTTTGAGTCCATG CCGAGTAAAGTGGAGGACCGTCTGGATGAAGCTATCAATGTTCTTCAGCGTCACGCCAGCGGACAAGGAGGGCAGGGCCTGGCTGAGATGCACAGCCTGCTCTCGTCTGGTTTAGGGTTGCCTCCTGCCTTCACCAGTGCAGCACTTGGATTGACCAGTCGCCTGCCAGGACTG GTGTCTGGTCACCATGAGGACTCTGCAGGTCTGCCCTCTAGTGGAGGACTAATGCACGGACACCACGGCCCCGCATCTGTGCAGCCAGGCTCTCAGCCCGAAGGTTTCACCG GCCTGTCCAGTAGCCTAAATCGCTCAGCTGGTCCTGAAATCAAACGGGAGGATAAGGAGGATGATGAAAACTGCTCCGTCACCGACAGGTCAGAGgatgagaaaaaagacattaaaacccGCCTTCGAACAAG CATTGTCTCAGTGACCGATGAGAACCTGACTGCCGAGGAGAAGGAGCAGAGGGAGCGTGAGCGCCGCCATGCTAACAACGCTAGGGAGAGGGTACGCGTGCGCGACATTAACGAAGCCTTCAGAGAGCTGGGCAGGATGTGTCAGGTCCACCTGCAGAGCGACAAGGCCCAGACCAAGCTTATCATCCTGCAGCAGGCTGTCCAGGTCATAATGGGCCTGGAGAAGCAGGTGCGAG agcGTAATTTGAACCCAAAGGCTGCCTGCCtcaagaggagagaggaggaaaaagttGCAGGCGTGGACCCCCAGATGCAGCTGGGTGGGGGTCACCCTGGCCTCGGAGGAGACGGACATATGTAA